The following proteins are encoded in a genomic region of Haloarcula marina:
- a CDS encoding amidohydrolase — MTELLVSGGRVLRPDLTVERADVLVDEDGGEILAVDAPGELGGDDELDASGGLVMPGLVNAHTHVAMTLLRGYADDKPLDAWLQEDIWPVEAELTAEDVRVGAELGLVEMLKSGTTALSDMYFHVDEIAAAVDDAGMRAVLGHTAVTVGKDDDGARADVQESLDVALELDGAADGRVRTTFQPHSLTTVGEAYLREFVPEAVAAGLPIHLHANETTDEVDPIVDEHGVRPLEYADDVGLLGDETFLAHCVHVDESEIGLLAETGTGAVHCPASNMKLASGMAPVQRLLDAGVTVGLGTDGAASNNDLDMFDEMRDAAMVGKLAADDASAVAAETVVEMATKHGADLLGFDGGRIEPGANADLAVVDFDAPHLTPAHDPVSHLAYAVRGSDVRHTVCDGEVLMRDREVTVFDEAAVRERASEHATALVERATDSE, encoded by the coding sequence ATGACCGAACTCCTCGTCAGCGGCGGGCGGGTCCTCCGCCCGGACCTGACGGTCGAACGCGCGGACGTACTGGTGGACGAAGACGGCGGTGAGATACTGGCCGTCGACGCGCCGGGCGAACTCGGCGGCGACGACGAACTCGACGCCAGCGGCGGCCTGGTGATGCCGGGCCTCGTGAACGCCCACACCCACGTCGCGATGACCCTTCTGCGGGGATACGCCGACGACAAACCGCTCGACGCGTGGTTACAGGAGGACATCTGGCCCGTCGAGGCCGAACTCACCGCCGAGGACGTGCGCGTCGGCGCGGAACTGGGCCTCGTCGAGATGTTGAAGTCGGGGACGACGGCGCTCTCGGACATGTACTTCCACGTCGACGAAATCGCGGCGGCCGTCGACGACGCCGGGATGCGCGCGGTGCTGGGTCACACCGCCGTCACCGTCGGGAAAGACGACGATGGCGCGCGAGCGGACGTGCAGGAGAGTCTCGACGTGGCGCTGGAACTGGACGGCGCGGCCGACGGCCGGGTCAGGACGACGTTCCAACCGCACAGCCTCACTACCGTCGGCGAGGCGTACCTCCGAGAGTTCGTCCCCGAAGCCGTCGCGGCGGGCCTGCCGATCCACCTCCACGCCAACGAGACGACCGACGAAGTCGACCCCATCGTCGACGAACACGGGGTCCGCCCCCTCGAATACGCTGACGATGTCGGTCTGCTCGGCGACGAGACGTTCCTCGCCCACTGCGTCCACGTCGACGAGTCCGAAATCGGCCTGCTGGCCGAAACGGGGACCGGCGCGGTCCACTGCCCGGCCTCGAACATGAAACTCGCCAGCGGGATGGCTCCCGTCCAGCGGCTGCTCGACGCGGGCGTCACCGTCGGCCTCGGGACGGACGGCGCGGCGTCGAACAACGACCTCGACATGTTCGACGAGATGCGCGACGCCGCGATGGTCGGGAAACTCGCCGCCGATGACGCCAGCGCCGTCGCCGCCGAAACCGTCGTCGAGATGGCGACGAAACACGGCGCGGACTTACTGGGCTTCGACGGCGGCCGTATCGAACCCGGCGCGAACGCCGACCTCGCGGTGGTCGACTTCGACGCGCCCCACCTCACCCCCGCTCACGACCCCGTCTCGCACCTGGCCTACGCCGTCCGCGGGAGCGACGTGCGCCACACCGTCTGTGACGGGGAGGTACTCATGCGTGACCGCGAGGTCACGGTGTTCGACGAGGCGGCGGTCAGAGAACGGGCCAGCGAGCACGCGACGGCGCTCGTCGAGCGGGCGACCGACTCGGAATAA
- a CDS encoding MFS transporter codes for MQTNDRAIVTFTGLAHGLVHTYELSIPIFVVVWLTEFPVTTALLGTVVAVGYALFGAGALPGGVLADRYGSNRLVTACLVGMGGSFLLLSVAPGVLTIALALGLWGLAASVYHPAGLALISTGVEERGTGFAYHGMAGNAGIALGPLLTALLLLAFDWRVVAALLVVPAVVAVGYALTAEFDETAAVSADGGESSDVDDDTDDGQAASLGEFLADSRALFTTGFTLAMLVVMMNGLFYRGTLTFLPDVLGGFLPPITEFVRLFEPGSPLAEEFDLAFYLYSGLLTVGIAGQYVGGKLTDRIETTAGLSAIFAGLAVVALLFVPAAQAGLWPLLAVSVALGFLLFALQPMYQATIAEYSPPGDRGLSYGYTYLNNFGVGAAGAAISGYLLSVVGVRGTFLGLAVFPALGLLFALTLWRRG; via the coding sequence ATGCAAACGAACGACCGCGCCATCGTCACGTTCACCGGCCTCGCACACGGGTTGGTCCACACCTACGAACTCTCGATTCCCATCTTCGTCGTCGTCTGGCTCACCGAGTTCCCGGTGACGACGGCATTGCTGGGAACCGTCGTCGCCGTCGGTTACGCCTTGTTCGGCGCGGGGGCGCTCCCGGGCGGCGTGCTGGCGGACCGCTACGGGTCGAACCGACTCGTCACCGCCTGTCTCGTCGGCATGGGGGGCTCGTTCCTCCTCTTGAGCGTCGCGCCGGGCGTCCTGACCATCGCGCTCGCGTTGGGCCTGTGGGGGCTGGCGGCCAGCGTCTATCACCCCGCGGGACTCGCGCTCATCTCCACCGGCGTCGAGGAGCGCGGCACCGGCTTCGCCTACCACGGGATGGCGGGCAACGCCGGTATCGCCCTCGGACCGCTCCTGACCGCCCTCCTCCTGTTGGCGTTCGACTGGCGGGTCGTCGCGGCCCTGCTGGTCGTGCCCGCCGTCGTCGCCGTCGGCTACGCCCTCACCGCCGAGTTCGACGAGACGGCGGCGGTCAGCGCCGACGGTGGCGAGTCGAGTGACGTGGACGACGACACGGACGACGGCCAAGCGGCCTCGCTCGGGGAGTTCCTCGCGGACAGTCGCGCGCTCTTTACGACCGGATTCACGCTCGCGATGCTCGTCGTGATGATGAACGGCCTGTTCTACCGCGGGACGCTGACGTTCCTGCCGGACGTGCTCGGCGGCTTCCTCCCGCCGATAACGGAGTTCGTCCGACTGTTCGAACCGGGCAGTCCGCTGGCCGAGGAGTTCGACTTGGCCTTCTACCTCTACTCGGGCCTGCTGACCGTCGGCATCGCCGGGCAGTACGTCGGCGGGAAACTCACCGACCGCATCGAGACCACGGCGGGACTCAGCGCGATATTCGCCGGTCTCGCCGTCGTCGCCCTGCTGTTCGTCCCCGCCGCGCAGGCGGGTCTGTGGCCCCTCCTCGCGGTGAGCGTCGCGCTGGGCTTTCTCCTCTTTGCCCTCCAGCCGATGTATCAGGCGACCATCGCCGAGTACAGCCCACCCGGTGACCGGGGCCTGTCGTACGGTTACACCTACCTGAACAACTTCGGCGTCGGCGCGGCCGGGGCGGCCATCTCCGGCTATCTGCTCTCGGTCGTCGGCGTCCGCGGGACGTTCCTCGGCCTCGCCGTCTTCCCCGCGCTGGGCCTCCTGTTCGCGCTGACGCTGTGGCGACGCGGCTGA
- the spt4 gene encoding transcription elongation factor subunit Spt4 — protein MADRLVCRDCHRVQGADIESQCEACGGTSLTEDWAGYVVIAHPEKSEIAREMEVTEPGRYALKVR, from the coding sequence ATGGCCGACCGTCTCGTCTGTCGGGACTGCCACCGCGTGCAGGGGGCCGACATCGAGAGCCAGTGTGAGGCCTGCGGCGGCACCTCCCTCACCGAAGATTGGGCGGGCTACGTCGTCATCGCCCACCCCGAGAAGTCCGAAATCGCCCGGGAGATGGAAGTGACCGAACCCGGCCGCTACGCACTGAAAGTCCGATAA
- a CDS encoding winged helix-turn-helix transcriptional regulator → MSSDETLEAKYRGCPVIKTLEEIGSRWRMTVIHVLREGELRFNELKRATDANSQTLSRVLDELEDKEYVERRVEEDSPVAVYYSLTPKGEELLAAFDEIYEWGEKWIIDGR, encoded by the coding sequence ATGTCATCTGATGAGACGCTCGAAGCGAAATACAGAGGCTGTCCGGTGATCAAAACCCTCGAAGAAATCGGATCCCGTTGGCGGATGACCGTCATTCATGTCCTCCGGGAGGGTGAACTCCGCTTTAACGAACTCAAGCGAGCAACGGATGCGAACTCACAGACGTTGTCCCGCGTGCTCGATGAGTTAGAGGATAAAGAATACGTCGAGCGTCGAGTAGAAGAGGACAGTCCGGTCGCCGTGTATTACTCTCTGACACCAAAGGGGGAAGAACTCCTCGCAGCGTTCGATGAAATCTACGAATGGGGTGAGAAGTGGATTATCGATGGACGGTGA
- the ggt gene encoding gamma-glutamyltransferase, which produces MDSQPNLDRFTSRRSTAYGTRGVVATSQPLAAQAGVDVLRDGGNAFDAAVATAATLNVVEPMSTGLGGDAFALYRTADGDVGAMRACGGAPEAATREAVRERAAERDDCAPADAEMPERGPLAVTVPGAPRGWEATVERFGRRPLSTVLEDAIHYATEGFPVSEVIASAWELCEPELRNDAAREQYLLDGERAPDVGETMRLPELGETLATLADEGAAPFYEGAIAEEIVDTVQSAGGFLDRSDLAAFEVEYPDPVSTTYGGATVYELPPNNQGLIALEALNVAEAVGVPETESEAERTHLLAEATKLAFTDGHRYITDPDYEEIPPLQSKQWAERRATEVGPEAIDDPEVGMLDSPAEDADTVLLTVADGEGNVVSFINSLFMGFGSGLVAGSTGLTLQNRGASFSLDADHPNRLEPGKRPFHTLIPGLVRFGADDWAAFGVMGGYMQPQGHVQVLSNLLDRGMPLQAALDEPRWRYQEDGTLATEARFDADVVSKLVRRGHEVTVDVPLQFGGAQIARWDDGTLSGATEPRKDGTVDVY; this is translated from the coding sequence ATGGACAGCCAGCCGAATCTGGACCGCTTTACCTCCCGCCGGTCGACGGCCTACGGCACTCGCGGCGTCGTCGCGACGAGCCAACCGCTGGCCGCGCAAGCGGGCGTCGACGTGCTCCGAGACGGTGGCAACGCCTTCGACGCGGCGGTGGCGACGGCGGCGACGCTGAACGTCGTCGAACCGATGAGCACCGGACTGGGCGGGGACGCCTTCGCGCTGTACCGCACCGCCGACGGCGACGTGGGCGCGATGCGGGCCTGCGGCGGCGCGCCCGAGGCCGCGACCCGCGAGGCCGTTCGTGAGCGCGCGGCCGAACGGGACGACTGTGCACCCGCGGACGCCGAGATGCCCGAGCGCGGCCCGCTTGCCGTGACCGTGCCCGGCGCACCGCGCGGGTGGGAGGCCACCGTCGAGCGGTTCGGTCGCCGCCCCCTCTCGACTGTGCTGGAGGACGCCATCCACTACGCCACCGAGGGCTTCCCGGTCAGCGAGGTCATCGCCTCGGCGTGGGAACTCTGCGAACCGGAACTGCGAAACGACGCCGCTCGCGAGCAGTACCTCCTCGACGGAGAGCGCGCCCCTGACGTGGGCGAGACCATGCGCCTGCCGGAACTGGGCGAGACGCTGGCGACGCTGGCCGACGAGGGTGCGGCCCCCTTCTACGAGGGCGCTATCGCCGAGGAAATCGTCGACACGGTGCAGTCTGCGGGCGGGTTCCTCGACCGGTCGGACCTCGCGGCCTTCGAGGTGGAGTACCCCGACCCCGTCTCGACCACCTACGGCGGCGCGACGGTGTACGAACTCCCGCCGAACAATCAGGGCCTCATCGCGCTGGAGGCGCTGAACGTCGCCGAGGCCGTCGGCGTCCCCGAAACCGAGAGCGAGGCCGAGCGGACCCATCTGCTGGCCGAAGCCACGAAACTCGCCTTTACCGACGGGCACCGCTACATCACCGACCCGGACTACGAGGAGATTCCGCCGCTCCAGTCGAAACAGTGGGCCGAACGGCGTGCGACCGAGGTCGGTCCGGAGGCCATCGACGACCCCGAGGTGGGGATGCTCGACTCGCCCGCCGAGGACGCCGACACCGTGCTCCTGACCGTCGCCGACGGCGAGGGCAACGTCGTCTCGTTCATCAACTCCCTGTTCATGGGCTTCGGTAGCGGACTGGTCGCCGGGTCGACGGGACTGACCCTCCAGAACCGCGGAGCCTCCTTCTCCCTCGATGCCGACCACCCCAACCGCCTCGAACCGGGCAAGCGGCCGTTCCACACGCTCATTCCCGGCCTCGTCCGCTTCGGCGCGGACGACTGGGCGGCCTTCGGCGTGATGGGCGGGTACATGCAACCGCAGGGCCACGTGCAGGTGCTCTCGAACCTGCTGGACCGCGGAATGCCGTTGCAGGCGGCGCTCGACGAACCGCGCTGGCGCTATCAGGAAGACGGCACGCTGGCGACGGAGGCCCGTTTCGACGCCGACGTGGTGTCGAAACTCGTCCGCCGCGGTCACGAGGTGACCGTCGACGTGCCCCTCCAGTTCGGCGGCGCGCAAATCGCCCGCTGGGACGACGGGACGCTGTCGGGCGCGACGGAACCGCGGAAAGACGGGACCGTCGACGTGTACTGA
- a CDS encoding rubrerythrin-like domain-containing protein, with translation MPRWSDPAPCDENERLFECPGCGTRLCSDRSSVTCERCGEPMQNLSVPRPE, from the coding sequence ATGCCACGATGGTCCGACCCCGCCCCGTGTGACGAGAACGAACGACTCTTCGAGTGTCCGGGCTGTGGGACGCGGCTCTGTAGCGACCGCTCGTCGGTGACGTGTGAGCGATGTGGCGAACCGATGCAGAACCTCAGCGTCCCGCGACCCGAGTAG
- the hisG gene encoding ATP phosphoribosyltransferase produces MRIAVPNKGRLHDPSVELLERAGLHLVDGADRQLYAQTVDPDVTVLYARAADIPEYVDDGAADIGITGLDQVRESGADLVELRDLGFGSCRLVLAAPEDDDSVTSVEDFEGGRVATEFPNITRRFFEDAGVEVDIAEVSGATELTPHVDIADGIVDITSTGTTLRMNRLEIVDEVLQSSVRLFARDDSADDEKVQQVDMALGSVLSAEDKRYLMMNAPEAALDDVKEVLPGMGGPTVMDIAGSEDVAVHAVVEESAVFETINALKQVGASDVLVTEIERLVE; encoded by the coding sequence ATGCGCATCGCCGTCCCCAACAAGGGCCGCCTGCACGACCCAAGCGTCGAACTGCTCGAACGTGCCGGCCTCCATCTGGTCGACGGGGCCGACCGCCAACTGTACGCCCAGACGGTCGACCCCGACGTGACCGTCCTGTACGCCCGCGCCGCCGACATCCCGGAGTACGTCGACGACGGGGCCGCCGACATCGGTATCACCGGCCTCGACCAAGTCCGCGAGTCGGGCGCGGACCTCGTCGAACTCCGTGACCTCGGGTTCGGGTCGTGTCGCCTCGTCCTCGCCGCCCCGGAGGACGACGACAGCGTCACGTCGGTCGAAGACTTCGAGGGCGGTCGCGTCGCCACGGAGTTCCCGAACATCACCCGCCGCTTCTTCGAGGACGCGGGCGTCGAGGTGGACATCGCGGAGGTCTCGGGCGCGACGGAACTGACCCCCCACGTCGACATCGCCGACGGTATCGTCGACATCACCTCGACGGGAACGACCCTGCGGATGAACCGCCTCGAAATCGTCGACGAGGTGCTCCAGAGTTCCGTCCGCCTGTTCGCCCGCGACGACTCCGCCGACGACGAGAAGGTTCAGCAGGTGGACATGGCGCTGGGGTCCGTGCTCTCCGCGGAGGACAAACGCTACCTGATGATGAACGCCCCCGAGGCCGCACTCGACGACGTGAAGGAGGTCCTGCCGGGGATGGGCGGGCCGACGGTGATGGACATCGCCGGGTCCGAGGACGTGGCCGTCCACGCCGTCGTCGAGGAGTCCGCGGTGTTCGAGACCATCAACGCCCTCAAGCAGGTCGGCGCGAGCGACGTGCTGGTGACCGAAATCGAGCGCCTGGTGGAGTGA
- a CDS encoding NAD(P)-dependent oxidoreductase, with translation MNVLLLGASGRIGQRTATELLDRGHTVTGVSRSGTVEGTDADGFVAVAGDATVASDVAKLAAGHDAVVSTLGPSDDESPEVLLDMIRAVVEGLRRADVERVIWTGGAGGLTVGPETMLVETDDFPEEWDAIARAAIEAYDILSEADDLAWSYLAPAALIEPGERTGKYRTADRELVTDDEGDSYISMEDFAVALVDELENENAVHTYLGTGY, from the coding sequence ATGAACGTACTACTACTCGGTGCGAGCGGACGAATCGGACAGCGAACTGCCACTGAACTCCTTGACCGTGGCCACACAGTCACGGGCGTCTCCCGGAGCGGGACGGTCGAAGGAACCGACGCCGACGGGTTCGTCGCCGTTGCCGGGGACGCGACCGTAGCCAGCGATGTTGCGAAGCTCGCGGCGGGTCACGACGCCGTGGTATCGACACTCGGCCCAAGTGACGACGAGTCGCCCGAGGTCCTCCTGGACATGATAAGGGCCGTGGTCGAAGGACTGCGCCGCGCAGATGTCGAGAGAGTAATCTGGACTGGTGGCGCTGGCGGGCTTACAGTCGGTCCTGAGACGATGCTCGTCGAAACAGACGACTTCCCCGAGGAGTGGGACGCTATCGCGCGGGCCGCCATCGAGGCATACGATATCCTCAGTGAGGCGGACGACTTGGCGTGGTCGTATCTCGCGCCCGCCGCGCTGATCGAACCGGGCGAGCGCACCGGCAAGTACCGGACTGCCGACCGCGAACTCGTGACCGACGACGAGGGAGACAGCTACATTTCGATGGAAGACTTCGCCGTGGCCCTCGTAGACGAACTCGAAAACGAAAACGCCGTTCACACCTACCTCGGAACTGGGTACTGA
- a CDS encoding DUF7473 family protein — protein sequence MLQAGTPSLTGGGVLAVVVTLLLTWLFYAVTLHLAATFFIGDTPSQLAAKAAIVPAVVSLLLQQWGVESGLFSPSLGVLVVVLATLVADGIAVSSVYRLSTKSTVPLVALHFGFAAVMGFALNNIFGLI from the coding sequence ATGCTCCAGGCCGGAACGCCGAGTCTGACCGGCGGCGGCGTCCTCGCCGTCGTCGTCACCCTGTTGCTCACGTGGCTGTTCTACGCCGTCACCCTCCATCTGGCGGCGACCTTCTTCATCGGCGACACGCCGAGCCAACTGGCCGCGAAGGCCGCTATCGTCCCCGCCGTCGTCTCGCTGTTGCTCCAGCAGTGGGGCGTCGAGTCGGGCCTCTTCTCTCCGAGTCTCGGCGTCCTCGTCGTCGTCCTCGCGACGCTCGTGGCCGACGGCATCGCCGTCAGTTCCGTGTATCGGCTCTCGACGAAATCGACCGTCCCGCTCGTCGCGTTGCACTTCGGCTTCGCGGCGGTCATGGGCTTCGCACTCAACAACATCTTCGGACTGATTTAG
- a CDS encoding GTP-dependent dephospho-CoA kinase family protein, with amino-acid sequence MSDIVLELPPELREELKEPMGRVYTDADALLADAEAPLIAVGDMVTYHLLRAGRVPDLALVDERTKRSAVDDEVRAVIDDSAFDRRVTVENPAATLTGELLAAMGDGLRGEGTTLVDVDGEEDLAALPAVLLLSDGGSVVYGQPNEGMVLVVPDATTRERVRLLVERMDGDTDAALDLS; translated from the coding sequence GTGTCCGACATCGTTCTCGAACTGCCTCCCGAACTGCGCGAGGAGTTGAAAGAGCCGATGGGCCGCGTCTACACCGACGCCGACGCCCTGCTGGCCGACGCCGAAGCCCCGCTAATCGCCGTCGGCGACATGGTCACCTACCACCTGTTACGGGCGGGTCGGGTCCCTGACCTCGCACTCGTCGACGAGCGAACGAAGCGGTCGGCCGTCGACGACGAGGTGCGGGCGGTCATCGACGACTCCGCGTTCGACCGGCGCGTGACCGTCGAGAACCCCGCCGCGACGCTCACCGGCGAGTTACTCGCCGCGATGGGCGACGGGCTACGCGGGGAAGGGACGACGCTCGTAGACGTGGACGGCGAAGAGGACTTGGCGGCGCTCCCGGCGGTCCTGCTGCTGTCCGACGGGGGAAGCGTCGTCTACGGTCAGCCGAACGAAGGGATGGTCCTCGTCGTCCCCGACGCGACGACTCGCGAGCGAGTGCGGTTGCTGGTAGAGCGGATGGACGGGGACACGGACGCGGCGCTCGACCTGTCGTAA
- a CDS encoding TATA-box-binding protein encodes MVDPKETINIENVVASTGIGQELDLQSVAMDLEGADYDPEQFPGLVYRTQDPKSAALIFRSGKIVCTGAKSTDDVHQSLRIVFDKLRELNIQVDDNPEIVVQNIVTSADLGRNLNLNAIAIGLGLENIEYEPEQFPGLVYRLDEPDVVALLFGSGKLVITGGKKPEDAEEAVDKIVSRLEELGLLD; translated from the coding sequence ATGGTTGACCCCAAGGAGACCATCAACATCGAAAACGTCGTCGCCTCGACCGGAATCGGCCAGGAGCTCGACCTTCAGAGCGTGGCGATGGACCTCGAGGGAGCCGACTACGACCCGGAGCAGTTCCCGGGTCTCGTCTACCGCACGCAGGATCCGAAGTCTGCGGCGCTCATCTTCCGTTCGGGCAAAATCGTCTGCACTGGCGCGAAATCGACCGACGACGTGCACCAGAGTCTGCGCATCGTCTTCGATAAGCTCCGCGAACTGAACATTCAGGTCGACGACAACCCCGAAATCGTCGTCCAGAACATCGTCACGAGCGCTGACCTCGGACGGAACCTCAACCTCAACGCCATCGCTATCGGTCTGGGGCTGGAGAACATCGAGTACGAACCCGAGCAGTTCCCGGGCCTCGTCTACCGCCTCGACGAACCCGACGTGGTGGCGCTTCTCTTCGGCTCCGGCAAACTCGTCATCACCGGCGGGAAGAAACCCGAAGACGCCGAGGAAGCCGTCGACAAAATCGTCTCGCGACTCGAAGAACTCGGTCTGCTGGACTGA
- a CDS encoding MFS transporter, translating to MAVTDSVRRTVADLRTGHPARLLGAVAAGWFLVLGMRFVIPAILPTISDEFGVSNAAAGLAVTVLWLTYAVMQFPTGALIDRVGERTLLVAGAALSGTGLLAYFVSPTFALFLLATAAFGLGTGLYGPTRGTVLSRTFDAREGTAFGAVMAAGSVGAAALPFLAAAVTIRYGWRVALAGAAPLFFVVAVALWLSISDRPTATDGRHLLTDLRSVIAGIRHRGLLLAVVGATLMLFAFQAVTAFLTTYLVTVKTLDQSTAGALLSVLFVGGAVSQSVTGRLADRYGSPSVLTAVALVSAVPLALLPRLEGEVALAAGAALVGIRMSAGPLSNAYIVDTLPDSVEGTGWGLLRTCFFAIGSLGSTVVGVLADRSLFDTAFYLLAALTLAAAVVYFLLPKRDG from the coding sequence ATGGCCGTCACCGACTCCGTCAGGCGAACCGTGGCCGACCTGCGGACCGGTCACCCCGCTCGGTTGCTCGGCGCGGTAGCGGCCGGATGGTTCCTCGTCCTCGGGATGCGCTTCGTCATCCCCGCTATCTTACCGACCATCAGCGACGAGTTCGGCGTCTCGAACGCCGCGGCCGGACTGGCCGTGACAGTCCTGTGGCTCACGTACGCGGTGATGCAGTTCCCGACGGGGGCGCTCATCGACCGGGTTGGCGAGCGGACGCTCCTCGTCGCGGGGGCCGCCCTCTCCGGCACGGGCCTGCTGGCGTACTTCGTCTCGCCCACCTTCGCGCTGTTCCTGTTGGCGACGGCCGCGTTCGGCCTCGGGACGGGGCTGTACGGCCCGACCCGCGGGACGGTCCTCTCTCGGACCTTCGACGCCCGCGAGGGGACGGCCTTCGGCGCGGTGATGGCCGCTGGCTCCGTCGGGGCCGCCGCGCTCCCTTTCCTCGCGGCCGCGGTGACCATCCGCTACGGGTGGCGCGTCGCGCTTGCCGGTGCCGCGCCCCTCTTTTTCGTCGTCGCCGTCGCGCTGTGGCTCTCGATTTCGGACCGCCCGACCGCGACCGACGGCCGCCACCTCTTGACCGACCTACGGAGCGTCATCGCAGGCATCCGACACCGCGGTCTGCTCCTCGCCGTCGTCGGTGCGACGCTGATGCTGTTCGCGTTTCAGGCGGTGACGGCGTTCCTGACGACGTATCTCGTGACCGTGAAGACGCTGGACCAGAGCACCGCCGGGGCCCTCCTCTCCGTGCTGTTCGTCGGCGGCGCGGTTTCCCAGTCGGTGACCGGTCGCCTCGCCGACCGCTACGGGTCGCCGTCGGTGCTGACCGCCGTGGCACTGGTGAGCGCCGTCCCCCTCGCACTCCTTCCGCGACTGGAGGGCGAAGTCGCCTTGGCGGCGGGTGCGGCGCTCGTCGGAATCCGGATGAGCGCCGGGCCGCTCTCGAACGCCTACATCGTCGACACGCTCCCGGATTCCGTCGAGGGTACCGGGTGGGGACTGCTCCGGACCTGCTTCTTCGCCATCGGGTCGCTCGGTTCGACCGTCGTCGGAGTGCTCGCGGACCGGAGCCTGTTCGACACGGCGTTCTACCTGTTGGCGGCGCTGACGCTGGCGGCCGCCGTCGTCTACTTCCTGCTGCCGAAACGCGACGGCTGA
- a CDS encoding TIGR01177 family methyltransferase — MYVLELGGQDDAFAACEAESAASDVSALAPGLATARGVTARARHLAFTHRACELVGTGDPTVESARTVLEAASIDRTGTVAVRAVDVRASTHIDTQRAERTLGGVLTDRGFGVDLDDPDHTLYAYFADPAGDEEGGAGNACCALGWEHTTSVRDFGERQPTDRPFFQPGSMDPLEARALVNIAGARPGATVVDPMCGTGGILLEAGLVGARVVGGDAQTKMVRGTRDNLAYALSAEGHPDRSAYPAAGRWDVVRSDAARLPLRDGAADAVVFDAPYGRQSRIEGELRPLVSGALGEARRIAPRCVVVADRDWRDAARDAGWTVVGWFERRVHRSLVRHVHVLE, encoded by the coding sequence GTGTACGTCCTCGAATTGGGTGGACAAGACGACGCGTTCGCGGCCTGCGAAGCAGAGAGCGCCGCGAGCGACGTGTCGGCGCTGGCCCCGGGGCTGGCGACAGCGCGCGGCGTCACGGCGCGCGCGCGACATCTCGCCTTCACCCACCGGGCTTGCGAACTGGTCGGGACGGGTGACCCGACGGTCGAGAGCGCTCGCACCGTCTTGGAGGCCGCGTCCATCGACCGGACCGGAACCGTCGCCGTGCGGGCCGTCGACGTGCGAGCGAGCACTCACATCGACACCCAACGGGCGGAACGCACGCTCGGTGGCGTCCTCACGGACCGCGGGTTCGGCGTCGACCTCGACGACCCCGACCACACGCTGTACGCCTACTTCGCGGACCCGGCGGGCGACGAGGAGGGCGGCGCGGGGAATGCCTGCTGTGCGCTCGGATGGGAACACACCACGAGCGTCCGCGACTTCGGCGAGCGGCAACCGACGGACCGCCCGTTCTTCCAGCCCGGAAGCATGGACCCCCTGGAGGCCCGTGCCCTCGTCAACATCGCCGGAGCGCGACCCGGCGCGACCGTCGTCGACCCAATGTGCGGGACCGGCGGCATCCTGTTGGAAGCGGGTCTGGTCGGCGCGCGCGTCGTCGGCGGCGACGCCCAGACGAAGATGGTCCGCGGGACGCGGGACAACCTCGCGTACGCCCTCTCGGCGGAGGGCCACCCGGACCGGTCGGCGTACCCCGCGGCCGGTCGCTGGGACGTCGTTCGGTCCGACGCGGCCCGCCTGCCCCTGCGCGACGGGGCCGCCGACGCCGTCGTCTTCGACGCCCCGTACGGCCGTCAGTCGCGTATCGAGGGGGAACTTCGCCCCCTCGTTTCCGGTGCGCTCGGCGAAGCGCGCCGCATTGCGCCCCGGTGTGTCGTGGTCGCCGACCGGGACTGGCGCGACGCCGCGCGCGACGCTGGCTGGACCGTCGTCGGGTGGTTCGAGCGCCGCGTCCACCGGTCGCTGGTCCGACACGTCCACGTCTTGGAGTGA